One genomic segment of Drosophila melanogaster chromosome 3R includes these proteins:
- the Axn gene encoding axin, isoform A: protein MSGHPSGIRKHDDNECSGPRPPVPGEESRVKKMTEGVADTSKNSSPSYLNWARTLNHLLEDRDGVELFKKYVEEEAPAYNDHLNFYFACEGLKQQTDPEKIKQIIGAIYRFLRKSQLSISDDLRAQIKAIKTNPEIPLSPHIFDPMQRHVEVTIRDNIYPTFLCSEMYILYIQQMSAQQERCTSSGATGSGSAGSSGSGGSSLAGACALPPTTASGKQQLPQLVPPGAFINLPVSSVSGPPAGTCSASGSVYGPSTSASSSGSISATDTLPRSSTLPTLHEDSVLSLCDDFEKVQMQEGGGSLGSGSVGAGARAPDYPIRLTRDLLIATQKRRLEIRPPGAHGYVYNPSTTNTSYVPNSRVDSERASVSSGGRTDSDTMSISSCSMDGRPYIQRRHSSTESKAIRQSAMANKETNTFQVIPRTQRLHSNEHRPLKEEELVSLLIPKLEEVKRKRDLEERARERNPGAALLTNERSSASDRAFAEAIREKFALDEDNDQDILDQHVSRVWKDQTPHRSPGTMSPCPPIPSRRRTATHDSGMVSDGAMSLSGHSMKHSKSMPDHSSCSRKLTNKWPSMNTDSGISMFSADTVTKYKDASSRSGSSTASKLEEAKRRLEDEPRRSRRYAQPPMQHLSQQPLASFSSSSSGGSISLPHQPPPLPAKPPETIVVFSFCEEPVPYRIKIPGTQPTLRQFKDYLPRRGHFRFFFKTHCEDPDSPVIQEEIVNDSDILPLFGDKAMGLVKPSD from the exons ATGAGTGGCCATCCATCGGGAATCCGGAAACATGATGATAATGAGTGTAGTGGCCCACGACCACCAGTACCCGGAGAAGAGAGCCGTGTTAAAAAG ATGACCGAAGGGGTAGCAGATACCTCGAAGAATTCGTCGCCATCCTACCTGAACTGGGCCCGGACGCTGAACCACCTGCTGGAGGACCGCGATGGGGTCGAGCTCTTTAAGAAGTacgtggaggaggaggcgcCCGCCTACAACGACCACCTCAACTTCTACTTCGCCTGCGAGGGCCTCAAGCAGCAGACGGATCCGGAGAAAATCAAGCAGATAATCGGAGCCATCTACAG ATTCTTGCGCAAGAGTCAGCTGTCCATCTCCGATGACCTGCGCGCCCAGATCAAGGCCATCAAGACGAATCCCGAGATCCCGCTCAGCCCACACATATTCGATCCCATGCAGCGCCATGTGGAGGTCACCATCCGCGACAACATCTACCCCACGTTTCTCTGCTCCGAGATGTACATCCTCTACATCCAGCAGATGTCCGCCCAGCAGGAGCGCTGCACCAGCAGCGGCGCCACGGGATCGGGAAGTGCCGGGAGTAgtggcagcggcggcagcagcctAGCGGGTGCCTGTGCCCTGCCACCGACCACCGCGTCCGGCAAGCAGCAGCTCCCGCAGCTGGTGCCGCCCGGTGCCTTCATCAACCTGCCGGTGAGCAGCGTGAGCGGGCCGCCAGCTGGCACGTGCAGTGCCAGCGGCAGTGTGTACGGTCCCTCGACTTCGGCCAGCTCCAGCGGCTCAATAAGCGCCACCGACACACTGCCCCGCAGCTCCACGCTGCCCACGCTGCACGAGGACTCGGTGCTGTCGCTCTGCGACGACTTCGAGAAGGTGCAGATGCAGGAGGGCGGCGGATCCCTCGGCTCTGGATCTGTGGGCGCGGGTGCGCGAGCGCCCGACTACCCGATTCGCCTCACGCGGGACCTACTAATAGCAACTCAGAAAAGAAGACTGGAAATCCGACCTCCTGG TGCCCACGGTTACGTGTACAATCCAAGCACTACCAACACCTCCTATGTGCCGAATTCGCGGGTTGATTCGGAGAGGGCCAGCGTTAGCTCCGGCGGGCGCACCGACTCCGACACCATGTCGATCTCCAGCTGTTCCAT GGACGGTCGCCCGTACATCCAACGCAGACACAGCTCCACGGAGAGCAAGGCGATCCGCCAGAGCGCGATGGCAAACAAGGAGACCAACACCTTTCAG GTGATACCTCGCACACAACGACTACATTCGAACGAGCACAGACCACTGAAGGAAGAGGAGCTGGTGTCCTTGCTGATACCCAAGTTGGAGGAAGTGAAGCGAAAGCGAGACCTGGAGGAAAGAGCTCGCGAG AGAAATCCCGGTGCTGCTCTGCTTACCAACGAAAGATCCAGTGCCAGCGATCGAGCCTTCGCCGAGGCGATACGAGAGAAGTTTGCACTGGACGAAGACAACGACCAAGACATTCTGGACCAGCATGTGTCGCGGGTGTGGAAGGACCAAACGCCGCACCGCTCGCCGGGAACGATGTCGCCCTGCCCACCCATACCGTCGCGCCGACGTACAGCCACCCACGATTCCGGAATGGTCAGCGATGGCGCCATGAGTCTAA GCGGACACTCAATGAAGCACTCAAAGTCCATGCCGGATCACAGTTCCTGCTCGAGGAAGTTGACAAACAAATGGCCTTCCATGAACACAGACAGTGGCATTAGCATGTTCTCGGCCGACACTGTTACCAAGTACAAAGATGCGAG TTCTCGATCTGGCTCTAGCACGGCCTCGAAACTGGAGGAGGCGAAACGAAGACTGGAAGACGAGCCGCGGCGCTCTCGTCGATACGCCCAACCGCCGATGCAGCACCTGTCGCAACAGCCACTGGCCtccttcagcagcagcagcagtggcggCAGCATCAGCCTGCCACACCAGCCACCGCCTCTGCCGGCCAAGCCGCCGGAGACGATCGTGGTGTTCTCGTTCTGCGAGGAGCCAGTGCCGTACAGGATAAAAATACCCGGTACTCAGCCAACCCTGCGTCAGTTTAAGGACTATCTGCCCAGAAGAGGTCACTTTAG GTTCTTCTTCAAGACGCACTGCGAGGACCCGGACAGTCCAGTGATTCAGGAAGAGATTGTTAACGACTCCGACATACTGCCGCTATTCGGAGACAAAGCGATGGGTCTTGTCAAGCCATCCGATTAA
- the Axn gene encoding axin, isoform D, producing the protein MSGHPSGIRKHDDNECSGPRPPVPGEESRVKKMTEGVADTSKNSSPSYLNWARTLNHLLEDRDGVELFKKYVEEEAPAYNDHLNFYFACEGLKQQTDPEKIKQIIGAIYRFLRKSQLSISDDLRAQIKAIKTNPEIPLSPHIFDPMQRHVEVTIRDNIYPTFLCSEMYILYIQQMSAQQERCTSSGATGSGSAGSSGSGGSSLAGACALPPTTASGKQQLPQLVPPGAFINLPVSSVSGPPAGTCSASGSVYGPSTSASSSGSISATDTLPRSSTLPTLHEDSVLSLCDDFEKVQMQEGGGSLGSGSVGAGARAPDYPIRLTRDLLIATQKRRLEIRPPGDGRPYIQRRHSSTESKAIRQSAMANKETNTFQVIPRTQRLHSNEHRPLKEEELVSLLIPKLEEVKRKRDLEERARERNPGAALLTNERSSASDRAFAEAIREKFALDEDNDQDILDQHVSRVWKDQTPHRSPGTMSPCPPIPSRRRTATHDSGMVSDGAMSLSGHSMKHSKSMPDHSSCSRKLTNKWPSMNTDSGISMFSADTVTKYKDASSRSGSSTASKLEEAKRRLEDEPRRSRRYAQPPMQHLSQQPLASFSSSSSGGSISLPHQPPPLPAKPPETIVVFSFCEEPVPYRIKIPGTQPTLRQFKDYLPRRGHFRFFFKTHCEDPDSPVIQEEIVNDSDILPLFGDKAMGLVKPSD; encoded by the exons ATGAGTGGCCATCCATCGGGAATCCGGAAACATGATGATAATGAGTGTAGTGGCCCACGACCACCAGTACCCGGAGAAGAGAGCCGTGTTAAAAAG ATGACCGAAGGGGTAGCAGATACCTCGAAGAATTCGTCGCCATCCTACCTGAACTGGGCCCGGACGCTGAACCACCTGCTGGAGGACCGCGATGGGGTCGAGCTCTTTAAGAAGTacgtggaggaggaggcgcCCGCCTACAACGACCACCTCAACTTCTACTTCGCCTGCGAGGGCCTCAAGCAGCAGACGGATCCGGAGAAAATCAAGCAGATAATCGGAGCCATCTACAG ATTCTTGCGCAAGAGTCAGCTGTCCATCTCCGATGACCTGCGCGCCCAGATCAAGGCCATCAAGACGAATCCCGAGATCCCGCTCAGCCCACACATATTCGATCCCATGCAGCGCCATGTGGAGGTCACCATCCGCGACAACATCTACCCCACGTTTCTCTGCTCCGAGATGTACATCCTCTACATCCAGCAGATGTCCGCCCAGCAGGAGCGCTGCACCAGCAGCGGCGCCACGGGATCGGGAAGTGCCGGGAGTAgtggcagcggcggcagcagcctAGCGGGTGCCTGTGCCCTGCCACCGACCACCGCGTCCGGCAAGCAGCAGCTCCCGCAGCTGGTGCCGCCCGGTGCCTTCATCAACCTGCCGGTGAGCAGCGTGAGCGGGCCGCCAGCTGGCACGTGCAGTGCCAGCGGCAGTGTGTACGGTCCCTCGACTTCGGCCAGCTCCAGCGGCTCAATAAGCGCCACCGACACACTGCCCCGCAGCTCCACGCTGCCCACGCTGCACGAGGACTCGGTGCTGTCGCTCTGCGACGACTTCGAGAAGGTGCAGATGCAGGAGGGCGGCGGATCCCTCGGCTCTGGATCTGTGGGCGCGGGTGCGCGAGCGCCCGACTACCCGATTCGCCTCACGCGGGACCTACTAATAGCAACTCAGAAAAGAAGACTGGAAATCCGACCTCCTGG GGACGGTCGCCCGTACATCCAACGCAGACACAGCTCCACGGAGAGCAAGGCGATCCGCCAGAGCGCGATGGCAAACAAGGAGACCAACACCTTTCAG GTGATACCTCGCACACAACGACTACATTCGAACGAGCACAGACCACTGAAGGAAGAGGAGCTGGTGTCCTTGCTGATACCCAAGTTGGAGGAAGTGAAGCGAAAGCGAGACCTGGAGGAAAGAGCTCGCGAG AGAAATCCCGGTGCTGCTCTGCTTACCAACGAAAGATCCAGTGCCAGCGATCGAGCCTTCGCCGAGGCGATACGAGAGAAGTTTGCACTGGACGAAGACAACGACCAAGACATTCTGGACCAGCATGTGTCGCGGGTGTGGAAGGACCAAACGCCGCACCGCTCGCCGGGAACGATGTCGCCCTGCCCACCCATACCGTCGCGCCGACGTACAGCCACCCACGATTCCGGAATGGTCAGCGATGGCGCCATGAGTCTAA GCGGACACTCAATGAAGCACTCAAAGTCCATGCCGGATCACAGTTCCTGCTCGAGGAAGTTGACAAACAAATGGCCTTCCATGAACACAGACAGTGGCATTAGCATGTTCTCGGCCGACACTGTTACCAAGTACAAAGATGCGAG TTCTCGATCTGGCTCTAGCACGGCCTCGAAACTGGAGGAGGCGAAACGAAGACTGGAAGACGAGCCGCGGCGCTCTCGTCGATACGCCCAACCGCCGATGCAGCACCTGTCGCAACAGCCACTGGCCtccttcagcagcagcagcagtggcggCAGCATCAGCCTGCCACACCAGCCACCGCCTCTGCCGGCCAAGCCGCCGGAGACGATCGTGGTGTTCTCGTTCTGCGAGGAGCCAGTGCCGTACAGGATAAAAATACCCGGTACTCAGCCAACCCTGCGTCAGTTTAAGGACTATCTGCCCAGAAGAGGTCACTTTAG GTTCTTCTTCAAGACGCACTGCGAGGACCCGGACAGTCCAGTGATTCAGGAAGAGATTGTTAACGACTCCGACATACTGCCGCTATTCGGAGACAAAGCGATGGGTCTTGTCAAGCCATCCGATTAA
- the Axn gene encoding axin, isoform F: protein MSGHPSGIRKHDDNECSGPRPPVPGEESRVKKMTEGVADTSKNSSPSYLNWARTLNHLLEDRDGVELFKKYVEEEAPAYNDHLNFYFACEGLKQQTDPEKIKQIIGAIYRFLRKSQLSISDDLRAQIKAIKTNPEIPLSPHIFDPMQRHVEVTIRDNIYPTFLCSEMYILYIQQMSAQQERCTSSGATGSGSAGSSGSGGSSLAGACALPPTTASGKQQLPQLVPPGAFINLPVSSVSGPPAGTCSASGSVYGPSTSASSSGSISATDTLPRSSTLPTLHEDSVLSLCDDFEKVQMQEGGGSLGSGSVGAGARAPDYPIRLTRDLLIATQKRRLEIRPPGDGRPYIQRRHSSTESKAIRQSAMANKETNTFQVIPRTQRLHSNEHRPLKEEELVSLLIPKLEEVKRKRDLEERARERNPGAALLTNERSSASDRAFAEAIREKFALDEDNDQDILDQHVSRVWKDQTPHRSPGTMSPCPPIPSRRRTATHDSGMVSDGAMSLSGHSMKHSKSMPDHSSCSRKLTNKWPSMNTDSGISMFSADTVTKYKDASTASKLEEAKRRLEDEPRRSRRYAQPPMQHLSQQPLASFSSSSSGGSISLPHQPPPLPAKPPETIVVFSFCEEPVPYRIKIPGTQPTLRQFKDYLPRRGHFRFFFKTHCEDPDSPVIQEEIVNDSDILPLFGDKAMGLVKPSD from the exons ATGAGTGGCCATCCATCGGGAATCCGGAAACATGATGATAATGAGTGTAGTGGCCCACGACCACCAGTACCCGGAGAAGAGAGCCGTGTTAAAAAG ATGACCGAAGGGGTAGCAGATACCTCGAAGAATTCGTCGCCATCCTACCTGAACTGGGCCCGGACGCTGAACCACCTGCTGGAGGACCGCGATGGGGTCGAGCTCTTTAAGAAGTacgtggaggaggaggcgcCCGCCTACAACGACCACCTCAACTTCTACTTCGCCTGCGAGGGCCTCAAGCAGCAGACGGATCCGGAGAAAATCAAGCAGATAATCGGAGCCATCTACAG ATTCTTGCGCAAGAGTCAGCTGTCCATCTCCGATGACCTGCGCGCCCAGATCAAGGCCATCAAGACGAATCCCGAGATCCCGCTCAGCCCACACATATTCGATCCCATGCAGCGCCATGTGGAGGTCACCATCCGCGACAACATCTACCCCACGTTTCTCTGCTCCGAGATGTACATCCTCTACATCCAGCAGATGTCCGCCCAGCAGGAGCGCTGCACCAGCAGCGGCGCCACGGGATCGGGAAGTGCCGGGAGTAgtggcagcggcggcagcagcctAGCGGGTGCCTGTGCCCTGCCACCGACCACCGCGTCCGGCAAGCAGCAGCTCCCGCAGCTGGTGCCGCCCGGTGCCTTCATCAACCTGCCGGTGAGCAGCGTGAGCGGGCCGCCAGCTGGCACGTGCAGTGCCAGCGGCAGTGTGTACGGTCCCTCGACTTCGGCCAGCTCCAGCGGCTCAATAAGCGCCACCGACACACTGCCCCGCAGCTCCACGCTGCCCACGCTGCACGAGGACTCGGTGCTGTCGCTCTGCGACGACTTCGAGAAGGTGCAGATGCAGGAGGGCGGCGGATCCCTCGGCTCTGGATCTGTGGGCGCGGGTGCGCGAGCGCCCGACTACCCGATTCGCCTCACGCGGGACCTACTAATAGCAACTCAGAAAAGAAGACTGGAAATCCGACCTCCTGG GGACGGTCGCCCGTACATCCAACGCAGACACAGCTCCACGGAGAGCAAGGCGATCCGCCAGAGCGCGATGGCAAACAAGGAGACCAACACCTTTCAG GTGATACCTCGCACACAACGACTACATTCGAACGAGCACAGACCACTGAAGGAAGAGGAGCTGGTGTCCTTGCTGATACCCAAGTTGGAGGAAGTGAAGCGAAAGCGAGACCTGGAGGAAAGAGCTCGCGAG AGAAATCCCGGTGCTGCTCTGCTTACCAACGAAAGATCCAGTGCCAGCGATCGAGCCTTCGCCGAGGCGATACGAGAGAAGTTTGCACTGGACGAAGACAACGACCAAGACATTCTGGACCAGCATGTGTCGCGGGTGTGGAAGGACCAAACGCCGCACCGCTCGCCGGGAACGATGTCGCCCTGCCCACCCATACCGTCGCGCCGACGTACAGCCACCCACGATTCCGGAATGGTCAGCGATGGCGCCATGAGTCTAA GCGGACACTCAATGAAGCACTCAAAGTCCATGCCGGATCACAGTTCCTGCTCGAGGAAGTTGACAAACAAATGGCCTTCCATGAACACAGACAGTGGCATTAGCATGTTCTCGGCCGACACTGTTACCAAGTACAAAGATGCGAG CACGGCCTCGAAACTGGAGGAGGCGAAACGAAGACTGGAAGACGAGCCGCGGCGCTCTCGTCGATACGCCCAACCGCCGATGCAGCACCTGTCGCAACAGCCACTGGCCtccttcagcagcagcagcagtggcggCAGCATCAGCCTGCCACACCAGCCACCGCCTCTGCCGGCCAAGCCGCCGGAGACGATCGTGGTGTTCTCGTTCTGCGAGGAGCCAGTGCCGTACAGGATAAAAATACCCGGTACTCAGCCAACCCTGCGTCAGTTTAAGGACTATCTGCCCAGAAGAGGTCACTTTAG GTTCTTCTTCAAGACGCACTGCGAGGACCCGGACAGTCCAGTGATTCAGGAAGAGATTGTTAACGACTCCGACATACTGCCGCTATTCGGAGACAAAGCGATGGGTCTTGTCAAGCCATCCGATTAA
- the Axn gene encoding axin, isoform C, whose amino-acid sequence MSGHPSGIRKHDDNECSGPRPPVPGEESRVKKMTEGVADTSKNSSPSYLNWARTLNHLLEDRDGVELFKKYVEEEAPAYNDHLNFYFACEGLKQQTDPEKIKQIIGAIYRFLRKSQLSISDDLRAQIKAIKTNPEIPLSPHIFDPMQRHVEVTIRDNIYPTFLCSEMYILYIQQMSAQQERCTSSGATGSGSAGSSGSGGSSLAGACALPPTTASGKQQLPQLVPPGAFINLPVSSVSGPPAGTCSASGSVYGPSTSASSSGSISATDTLPRSSTLPTLHEDSVLSLCDDFEKVQMQEGGGSLGSGSVGAGARAPDYPIRLTRDLLIATQKRRLEIRPPGAHGYVYNPSTTNTSYVPNSRVDSERASVSSGGRTDSDTMSISSCSMDGRPYIQRRHSSTESKAIRQSAMANKETNTFQVIPRTQRLHSNEHRPLKEEELVSLLIPKLEEVKRKRDLEERARERNPGAALLTNERSSASDRAFAEAIREKFALDEDNDQDILDQHVSRVWKDQTPHRSPGTMSPCPPIPSRRRTATHDSGMVSDGAMSLSGHSMKHSKSMPDHSSCSRKLTNKWPSMNTDSGISMFSADTVTKYKDASTASKLEEAKRRLEDEPRRSRRYAQPPMQHLSQQPLASFSSSSSGGSISLPHQPPPLPAKPPETIVVFSFCEEPVPYRIKIPGTQPTLRQFKDYLPRRGHFRFFFKTHCEDPDSPVIQEEIVNDSDILPLFGDKAMGLVKPSD is encoded by the exons ATGAGTGGCCATCCATCGGGAATCCGGAAACATGATGATAATGAGTGTAGTGGCCCACGACCACCAGTACCCGGAGAAGAGAGCCGTGTTAAAAAG ATGACCGAAGGGGTAGCAGATACCTCGAAGAATTCGTCGCCATCCTACCTGAACTGGGCCCGGACGCTGAACCACCTGCTGGAGGACCGCGATGGGGTCGAGCTCTTTAAGAAGTacgtggaggaggaggcgcCCGCCTACAACGACCACCTCAACTTCTACTTCGCCTGCGAGGGCCTCAAGCAGCAGACGGATCCGGAGAAAATCAAGCAGATAATCGGAGCCATCTACAG ATTCTTGCGCAAGAGTCAGCTGTCCATCTCCGATGACCTGCGCGCCCAGATCAAGGCCATCAAGACGAATCCCGAGATCCCGCTCAGCCCACACATATTCGATCCCATGCAGCGCCATGTGGAGGTCACCATCCGCGACAACATCTACCCCACGTTTCTCTGCTCCGAGATGTACATCCTCTACATCCAGCAGATGTCCGCCCAGCAGGAGCGCTGCACCAGCAGCGGCGCCACGGGATCGGGAAGTGCCGGGAGTAgtggcagcggcggcagcagcctAGCGGGTGCCTGTGCCCTGCCACCGACCACCGCGTCCGGCAAGCAGCAGCTCCCGCAGCTGGTGCCGCCCGGTGCCTTCATCAACCTGCCGGTGAGCAGCGTGAGCGGGCCGCCAGCTGGCACGTGCAGTGCCAGCGGCAGTGTGTACGGTCCCTCGACTTCGGCCAGCTCCAGCGGCTCAATAAGCGCCACCGACACACTGCCCCGCAGCTCCACGCTGCCCACGCTGCACGAGGACTCGGTGCTGTCGCTCTGCGACGACTTCGAGAAGGTGCAGATGCAGGAGGGCGGCGGATCCCTCGGCTCTGGATCTGTGGGCGCGGGTGCGCGAGCGCCCGACTACCCGATTCGCCTCACGCGGGACCTACTAATAGCAACTCAGAAAAGAAGACTGGAAATCCGACCTCCTGG TGCCCACGGTTACGTGTACAATCCAAGCACTACCAACACCTCCTATGTGCCGAATTCGCGGGTTGATTCGGAGAGGGCCAGCGTTAGCTCCGGCGGGCGCACCGACTCCGACACCATGTCGATCTCCAGCTGTTCCAT GGACGGTCGCCCGTACATCCAACGCAGACACAGCTCCACGGAGAGCAAGGCGATCCGCCAGAGCGCGATGGCAAACAAGGAGACCAACACCTTTCAG GTGATACCTCGCACACAACGACTACATTCGAACGAGCACAGACCACTGAAGGAAGAGGAGCTGGTGTCCTTGCTGATACCCAAGTTGGAGGAAGTGAAGCGAAAGCGAGACCTGGAGGAAAGAGCTCGCGAG AGAAATCCCGGTGCTGCTCTGCTTACCAACGAAAGATCCAGTGCCAGCGATCGAGCCTTCGCCGAGGCGATACGAGAGAAGTTTGCACTGGACGAAGACAACGACCAAGACATTCTGGACCAGCATGTGTCGCGGGTGTGGAAGGACCAAACGCCGCACCGCTCGCCGGGAACGATGTCGCCCTGCCCACCCATACCGTCGCGCCGACGTACAGCCACCCACGATTCCGGAATGGTCAGCGATGGCGCCATGAGTCTAA GCGGACACTCAATGAAGCACTCAAAGTCCATGCCGGATCACAGTTCCTGCTCGAGGAAGTTGACAAACAAATGGCCTTCCATGAACACAGACAGTGGCATTAGCATGTTCTCGGCCGACACTGTTACCAAGTACAAAGATGCGAG CACGGCCTCGAAACTGGAGGAGGCGAAACGAAGACTGGAAGACGAGCCGCGGCGCTCTCGTCGATACGCCCAACCGCCGATGCAGCACCTGTCGCAACAGCCACTGGCCtccttcagcagcagcagcagtggcggCAGCATCAGCCTGCCACACCAGCCACCGCCTCTGCCGGCCAAGCCGCCGGAGACGATCGTGGTGTTCTCGTTCTGCGAGGAGCCAGTGCCGTACAGGATAAAAATACCCGGTACTCAGCCAACCCTGCGTCAGTTTAAGGACTATCTGCCCAGAAGAGGTCACTTTAG GTTCTTCTTCAAGACGCACTGCGAGGACCCGGACAGTCCAGTGATTCAGGAAGAGATTGTTAACGACTCCGACATACTGCCGCTATTCGGAGACAAAGCGATGGGTCTTGTCAAGCCATCCGATTAA
- the Axn gene encoding axin, isoform E — translation MSGHPSGIRKHDDNECSGPRPPVPGEESRVKKMTEGVADTSKNSSPSYLNWARTLNHLLEDRDGVELFKKYVEEEAPAYNDHLNFYFACEGLKQQTDPEKIKQIIGAIYR, via the exons ATGAGTGGCCATCCATCGGGAATCCGGAAACATGATGATAATGAGTGTAGTGGCCCACGACCACCAGTACCCGGAGAAGAGAGCCGTGTTAAAAAG ATGACCGAAGGGGTAGCAGATACCTCGAAGAATTCGTCGCCATCCTACCTGAACTGGGCCCGGACGCTGAACCACCTGCTGGAGGACCGCGATGGGGTCGAGCTCTTTAAGAAGTacgtggaggaggaggcgcCCGCCTACAACGACCACCTCAACTTCTACTTCGCCTGCGAGGGCCTCAAGCAGCAGACGGATCCGGAGAAAATCAAGCAGATAATCGGAGCCATCTACAGGTGA